In Nonomuraea sp. NBC_00507, the following are encoded in one genomic region:
- the rox gene encoding rifampin monooxygenase translates to MFDVIIAGCGPTGAMLAAELRLHDVRVLVLEKETEPASFVRIVGLHIRSLELMAMRGLLDRILQHGRQRPAGGFFAAIPKPAPKGLDSAYAYLLGIPQPVIVHLLEEHAIELGAQVRRGCAVAGFAQDDEGVTVELADGEQLRSRYLVGCDGGRSTVRKLLGVGFPGEPSRTETLMGEMEVGVPQEEIAAKVTEIRETHQRFWLRPFGERVYSVVVPAAGVSDRAEPPTLEDFKQQLRTIAGTDFGVHSPRWLSRFGDATRLAERYRVGRVLLAGDAAHIHPPIGGQGLNLGVQDAFNLGWKLAAQIHGWAPETLLDTYQTERHPVAEDVLDNTRAQMELSSTEPGAQAVRRLLTELMDFDEVNRHLIEKITAIGIRYDFGEGPDLLGRRLRDIDVKQGHLYGLLHRGRGLLLDRTERLTVGGWSDRVDYLADPTAVLDVPCVLLRPDGHVAWIGDDQQDLDDHLSRWFGKPAN, encoded by the coding sequence ATGTTCGATGTGATCATTGCCGGGTGCGGGCCGACCGGTGCGATGCTGGCCGCCGAACTGCGGCTGCACGATGTGCGGGTCCTCGTTCTGGAGAAGGAAACCGAGCCCGCGTCGTTCGTCCGCATCGTCGGTCTGCATATTCGCAGTCTCGAGCTGATGGCGATGCGCGGACTGCTGGATCGCATTCTCCAGCATGGAAGACAGCGTCCGGCCGGCGGTTTCTTCGCCGCCATCCCCAAACCCGCGCCCAAGGGCCTGGATTCCGCGTACGCCTATCTGCTGGGCATCCCGCAGCCGGTCATCGTTCACCTGCTCGAAGAACATGCGATCGAACTGGGTGCGCAGGTCCGCCGCGGTTGCGCGGTCGCCGGTTTCGCGCAGGACGACGAGGGTGTGACCGTCGAGCTGGCCGACGGGGAACAGCTGCGTTCGCGCTACCTCGTCGGCTGTGACGGCGGGCGCAGTACGGTGCGCAAATTGCTCGGCGTCGGCTTCCCTGGCGAGCCCTCACGGACCGAGACGCTGATGGGCGAGATGGAAGTGGGCGTGCCGCAGGAGGAGATCGCCGCCAAGGTGACCGAAATCCGAGAGACCCATCAGCGATTCTGGCTCCGGCCCTTCGGCGAAAGGGTCTATAGCGTCGTAGTCCCCGCCGCGGGAGTCAGTGACCGCGCGGAACCGCCCACCCTCGAAGATTTCAAACAACAGTTGCGCACCATCGCCGGAACCGATTTCGGCGTGCACTCCCCGCGCTGGTTGTCCCGCTTCGGGGATGCCACCCGGCTCGCCGAACGTTATCGGGTCGGGCGGGTGCTGCTAGCCGGCGATGCGGCACACATCCATCCACCCATCGGCGGACAGGGCCTCAACCTGGGCGTTCAGGACGCATTCAACCTCGGCTGGAAACTGGCCGCACAGATCCACGGCTGGGCGCCGGAAACACTGCTGGACACCTACCAGACCGAACGTCACCCGGTCGCCGAGGACGTGCTGGACAACACCCGCGCCCAGATGGAACTGTCGTCCACCGAACCGGGCGCGCAGGCCGTGCGCAGGCTGCTCACCGAATTGATGGACTTCGACGAGGTGAACCGCCATCTGATCGAGAAGATCACCGCGATCGGCATCCGCTACGACTTCGGCGAAGGCCCCGACCTGCTCGGCCGCCGCCTGCGCGACATCGACGTGAAACAGGGCCACCTCTACGGTCTGCTGCATCGCGGCCGCGGCCTGCTGCTGGACCGCACCGAACGCCTGACCGTCGGCGGCTGGTCAGACCGGGTCGATTACCTGGCCGATCCCACTGCGGTACTGGATGTTCCGTGCGTCCTGCTACGCCCCGACGGCCACGTCGCCTGGATCGGCGACGATCAGCAGGACCTGGACGACCACCTCTCCCGCTGGTTCGGCAAGCCCGCCAACTGA
- a CDS encoding coniferyl aldehyde dehydrogenase → MTDTMSDVPESGTMSDVPESGTMSDVPESGTMSDVPESGTMSDVPESGTMSDVPESGTMSEPNTASAGRSDRERFGDILAVQRAAYLRDGAPSLTKRRSDLKKFKAAMLARRGALEEAINTDFGHRSRHETAMMEVLGVVQGIDYLIRNLRRFMRPTRRHTALHMRSGSNRIEYQPLGVVGVIAPWNYPVNLSLMPVVTAIAAGNRVMLKPSKFTPATNAVLASMLSELFPEEQVAIVSGDGSAFSSLPFDHLIFTGSTAVGRAVMKAASENLVPVTLELGGKSPTIVAKGSVRDRTVSAIVWGKLLSGGQTCIAPDYALVHESEVNTFIESYDRLVKAAYPDGPTSEDYTSIVNDQQYSILIDLIDDARAHGARIIEVGHRPADASRRPHTLAPTVVLGVTDEMKIAHEEIFGPILPIFSYGDIDDAIDYVNARPRPLALYYFGDDDADRRKVLDRTTSGNVTINGTILHVGQDDLPFGGVGESGMGKYHGIEGFRTLSHPKGIFVQGRWNTTNLLRAPFGKRADALLNFFLR, encoded by the coding sequence ATGACAGACACCATGTCCGACGTGCCCGAGTCCGGCACCATGTCCGACGTGCCCGAGTCCGGCACCATGTCCGACGTGCCCGAGTCCGGCACCATGTCCGACGTGCCCGAGTCCGGCACCATGTCCGACGTGCCCGAGTCCGGCACCATGTCCGACGTGCCCGAGTCCGGCACCATGTCCGAACCGAACACCGCGTCCGCCGGCCGGTCCGACCGGGAGCGCTTCGGCGACATCCTCGCCGTCCAGCGTGCCGCCTATCTTCGCGACGGGGCGCCGTCGCTGACGAAGCGGCGCAGCGATCTGAAGAAGTTCAAGGCGGCCATGCTCGCGCGACGCGGCGCCCTCGAGGAAGCGATCAACACCGACTTCGGCCATCGCTCGCGCCACGAGACGGCGATGATGGAAGTCCTGGGCGTCGTCCAGGGCATTGACTACCTGATCCGCAATCTCCGTCGATTCATGCGCCCGACCCGCCGCCACACCGCCCTGCACATGCGTTCCGGCAGCAATCGCATCGAGTATCAGCCGCTCGGTGTGGTCGGCGTCATCGCGCCGTGGAACTACCCCGTCAACCTGTCGCTGATGCCGGTGGTCACCGCGATCGCCGCGGGCAACCGCGTCATGCTCAAACCGTCGAAGTTCACACCGGCGACGAACGCCGTGCTCGCGTCGATGCTCAGCGAGCTCTTCCCCGAGGAACAGGTCGCCATCGTCAGCGGCGACGGTTCCGCGTTCTCCTCCCTGCCGTTCGATCATCTGATCTTCACCGGGAGCACCGCCGTGGGGCGAGCGGTGATGAAGGCGGCGAGCGAGAACCTCGTCCCCGTCACGCTCGAGCTCGGCGGCAAGTCGCCGACCATCGTCGCCAAGGGCAGCGTGCGGGACCGCACCGTGTCCGCCATCGTCTGGGGGAAGCTCCTCAGCGGCGGGCAGACCTGCATCGCCCCGGACTACGCCCTGGTGCACGAATCCGAGGTCAACACTTTCATCGAGAGCTACGACAGGCTGGTGAAGGCCGCTTACCCCGACGGCCCGACGAGTGAGGACTACACCTCGATCGTGAACGACCAGCAGTATTCGATCCTGATCGACCTGATCGACGACGCTCGTGCCCACGGGGCGCGGATCATCGAGGTCGGACACCGGCCCGCCGACGCCTCCCGTCGTCCTCACACCCTCGCGCCGACTGTCGTGCTCGGCGTCACCGACGAAATGAAGATCGCCCACGAGGAGATCTTCGGTCCGATCCTGCCGATCTTCTCCTACGGCGATATCGATGACGCCATCGACTACGTGAACGCACGACCGCGGCCACTCGCGCTCTACTACTTCGGCGACGACGACGCGGACCGACGCAAGGTGCTCGACCGCACGACGTCCGGCAACGTCACCATCAACGGCACGATCCTGCACGTCGGCCAGGACGATCTTCCGTTCGGCGGCGTCGGCGAAAGCGGCATGGGCAAATACCACGGCATCGAGGGCTTCCGAACGCTGAGCCACCCTAAGGGCATCTTCGTGCAGGGCCGCTGGAACACCACCAACCTCCTGCGTGCCCCGTTCGGCAAGCGGGCCGACGCTTTGCTCAATTTCTTTCTCCGATGA
- a CDS encoding TetR/AcrR family transcriptional regulator produces the protein MAQKSTPIREQTRAVVRSLLARTALELFAAKGYDDTTVEEVAAAAGVSRRTLFNYFRNKEDLALSGLSEQGELIAARFAERPADEDPWASLRAAFHVIEEIETTPEHRLEMMTLLFGNESLRAGHAEKQARWQDLLAPLIEPRLPDSDHRALQARAIAAAATTCLQAASQEWVHAGGQVDLFGLYDTAVRAIRRT, from the coding sequence ATGGCCCAGAAGTCGACACCCATCCGTGAGCAGACCCGCGCCGTGGTCCGCTCGCTGCTCGCCCGCACCGCTCTCGAGCTGTTCGCTGCCAAGGGCTACGACGACACGACGGTCGAGGAGGTCGCCGCCGCGGCGGGCGTCTCCCGGCGGACCCTGTTCAACTACTTCCGCAACAAGGAGGACCTTGCGCTCAGCGGCCTGTCCGAACAGGGCGAACTGATCGCCGCACGATTCGCCGAGCGTCCGGCCGACGAGGATCCCTGGGCGTCGCTGCGCGCGGCGTTCCACGTGATCGAGGAGATCGAGACCACCCCCGAGCACCGGCTCGAGATGATGACGCTCCTGTTCGGGAACGAGTCCCTGCGCGCCGGACACGCCGAGAAGCAGGCCCGCTGGCAGGATCTGCTCGCACCGCTGATCGAGCCGCGATTGCCCGACTCCGACCATCGCGCCCTCCAGGCACGCGCGATCGCAGCCGCGGCGACCACCTGCCTCCAGGCAGCGTCGCAGGAGTGGGTGCACGCGGGCGGACAGGTCGACCTATTCGGCCTCTACGACACTGCCGTGCGGGCCATCCGCCGCACCTGA
- a CDS encoding TIM barrel protein, producing MLTADHGMASPVSRRSASPPLALATVCLSGTLEDKLAAASAAGFDGIEIYEGDLIVSSWSPSRIRQECAELGLLIHLYQPFHDFEAVPPETFEANLRRAERKFDVLEQLGATMMAVCSTTSMNAADDDDLAAEQLHTLAGRAARRGLRIAYEGLAWGRFVNTVEHAWRIVRRAGHPALGLCLDSFHVFSRGDDPSKIRAVPGSKVFHLQLADAPRLNMDVLEWSEHHRLFPGQGAFDLTDFLGHVLATGYDGPLSIEVFNDVCRQADPRHVAVDAMRSLLSLEETVGTLGPAAVRERIQLTNLPPAPQLDGHVFTELAVDEISGPIVARGLAALGFTHTGQHRSKPVQLWSQGKAQVLLNFASQRTVPAGTAAICALAVESADPVGSARRAERLLAPVLPRARQVEEADLNSVAAPDGTAVFFCRTGGHDNWLNDFAPTGREARCDGLLTGTDHVSLTESVDDFDQAALFYRSVLGLQATQTTTLPAPFGLIHSRAATDPEHHVRISLNTAPLRRGDWSPAVPSPQHIAFATHDAIASARAMRELGAPLLRIPDNYYDDLDARLALPQHLLAAMRQHSILYDRDQDGEYLHFYTEMLGARIFFEVVQRIGEYSGYGAANSAAVRMAAHRRRRLTTLRESSTLASGDRPHDYSLAHLTALSLSPPELVSAAADAGYRYVGLRMTRVTPYEPHHPLATDPALMRATKVRLAATGIEVLDIELARIAPDDDPADFLRFLEAGAVLGARHVITQLPDPDFARKADRFARLCEMARPFGLTIDLEFPSWTQTPNLTEAVRVLRDADRPNAGILVDLIHFARSGSSVAELRDLPREWFRFAHVCDAPAEAPATQEEIIYAARFERLFPGEGGIDVHGVLGALPPGIPYALEIPRATLVAQVGAKEHARLAITAARRHLDAVGRRAGPTEAA from the coding sequence ATGCTCACCGCCGATCATGGCATGGCAAGTCCTGTCAGCCGCCGCTCTGCGAGTCCTCCTCTGGCGCTCGCGACCGTCTGCCTCTCCGGCACCCTGGAGGACAAGCTCGCGGCCGCCTCCGCGGCGGGCTTCGACGGAATCGAGATCTATGAAGGCGACCTCATCGTATCGAGCTGGTCACCGAGCCGGATTCGGCAGGAATGCGCCGAGCTGGGCCTGTTAATCCACCTCTATCAGCCGTTCCATGACTTCGAGGCAGTACCCCCCGAGACATTCGAGGCCAATCTCCGTCGGGCGGAGCGGAAGTTCGATGTGCTGGAACAACTCGGCGCGACCATGATGGCGGTCTGCTCGACGACATCCATGAACGCTGCCGACGACGACGACCTCGCCGCAGAGCAACTCCACACGCTGGCCGGCCGGGCCGCGCGGCGTGGCCTGCGCATCGCCTACGAGGGCCTTGCTTGGGGCCGGTTCGTGAACACCGTCGAACACGCCTGGCGGATCGTTCGGCGCGCCGGCCATCCCGCACTCGGTTTGTGCCTTGACAGCTTTCACGTGTTCTCCCGCGGCGACGACCCCTCCAAGATTCGAGCCGTGCCAGGTTCGAAGGTGTTTCACCTGCAACTTGCCGACGCACCGCGGTTGAACATGGACGTACTGGAGTGGAGTGAGCACCACCGGTTGTTTCCCGGGCAAGGCGCTTTCGATCTGACTGACTTCCTTGGCCACGTTCTGGCCACCGGGTACGACGGCCCCCTTTCGATCGAGGTGTTCAACGACGTCTGCCGGCAGGCAGATCCCCGGCATGTCGCCGTCGACGCGATGCGCTCACTGCTGTCGCTGGAGGAGACAGTCGGCACGCTCGGCCCGGCGGCGGTCCGCGAGCGCATTCAGCTGACCAACCTGCCGCCGGCTCCGCAGCTCGACGGTCACGTGTTCACCGAGCTGGCCGTGGACGAGATCTCCGGCCCGATCGTGGCGCGGGGGCTCGCCGCGCTGGGGTTCACCCATACTGGCCAGCATCGCTCCAAGCCGGTGCAACTGTGGTCGCAGGGCAAGGCCCAGGTTCTGCTGAACTTCGCATCGCAAAGGACAGTACCGGCAGGCACTGCGGCCATCTGCGCGCTGGCCGTGGAGAGCGCTGACCCGGTCGGCTCGGCCCGGCGGGCCGAACGGCTGCTGGCGCCCGTGTTACCACGCGCCCGGCAGGTGGAGGAGGCCGACCTCAACTCCGTGGCGGCACCCGACGGAACGGCCGTCTTCTTCTGCCGTACAGGCGGGCACGACAACTGGCTCAACGATTTCGCTCCCACCGGCCGCGAGGCTCGCTGCGACGGCCTGCTGACCGGAACGGATCACGTCTCGCTCACCGAGTCAGTCGATGACTTCGACCAGGCCGCGCTGTTCTATCGTTCGGTGCTCGGCCTCCAAGCCACGCAGACCACCACGCTGCCCGCGCCGTTCGGGCTGATCCACAGCCGGGCCGCGACCGATCCGGAACATCACGTCCGGATCAGCCTCAACACTGCGCCGCTGCGACGGGGCGACTGGTCGCCGGCGGTGCCGAGCCCTCAGCACATCGCCTTCGCCACCCACGACGCGATCGCCAGCGCGAGGGCGATGCGGGAGCTCGGCGCACCGCTGCTGAGGATTCCCGACAACTACTACGATGATCTCGACGCCCGTCTGGCGCTGCCGCAGCACCTCCTCGCGGCAATGCGGCAGCACTCCATCCTTTATGACCGCGATCAAGACGGCGAATACCTTCACTTCTACACCGAGATGCTCGGCGCGCGGATCTTCTTCGAAGTGGTGCAGCGGATCGGCGAATACTCCGGCTATGGCGCCGCGAACAGCGCGGCGGTGCGCATGGCCGCGCACCGGAGGCGCCGGCTGACCACGCTGAGGGAGTCGTCCACGCTTGCCAGCGGCGACCGCCCGCACGACTACTCATTGGCGCATTTGACGGCGCTGAGCCTGTCTCCGCCCGAGCTGGTGAGCGCCGCTGCTGACGCGGGCTATCGGTACGTGGGCCTGCGCATGACGCGGGTCACGCCGTACGAGCCGCACCACCCCCTCGCCACCGACCCCGCTCTGATGCGGGCGACCAAAGTCCGTCTCGCGGCCACGGGAATCGAGGTGCTCGACATCGAGCTCGCCCGGATCGCGCCCGATGACGACCCCGCGGACTTCCTGCGCTTCCTGGAGGCCGGAGCCGTGCTCGGGGCCCGCCATGTCATCACCCAGCTCCCGGATCCGGACTTCGCTCGCAAAGCCGACCGGTTCGCGCGGTTGTGCGAGATGGCCAGGCCTTTCGGCCTCACCATCGATCTTGAGTTCCCGTCGTGGACCCAGACGCCCAACCTCACCGAAGCCGTGCGCGTCCTGCGGGACGCCGACCGGCCCAACGCGGGAATCCTCGTCGATCTGATCCACTTCGCGCGCTCCGGCTCCAGCGTGGCCGAGCTCCGAGACCTGCCACGCGAGTGGTTCCGTTTCGCCCACGTCTGCGATGCACCAGCCGAGGCGCCGGCCACGCAGGAGGAAATCATCTACGCCGCTCGCTTCGAGCGCCTGTTCCCCGGCGAGGGTGGCATCGACGTGCACGGCGTCCTTGGCGCCCTGCCGCCCGGGATCCCGTACGCTCTGGAGATCCCGCGAGCCACACTCGTGGCGCAGGTGGGCGCTAAGGAGCACGCCCGTCTCGCGATCACCGCAGCGCGTCGCCACCTCGATGCGGTCGGCCGGCGAGCAGGCCCCACTGAGGCGGCATAG
- a CDS encoding alpha/beta hydrolase domain-containing protein: protein MSRQSRSITLACTFMLVSTALSVPATAHTATPPRTPVPSLTGPLQSSGDSHPFNISTVPLDAYGYVEEEFLVSGRANVYDYDAAGKVTVVRTAVPYTNRIIVRRPADRRAFSGTVVADIMNMTNGWDLDRMWLTSHDEYLRRGDAYVGITSAPNAVASLKKFDPSRYGSLSWPDQRGCTGRALNSAADSEGGLVWDILSQTGAALKSHGRDNPLRGLKVDKVYATGYSQSGAYLTRYINAVHPLARVYDGFLVAASASGVKPLNKCGPTPADHDLIRPTAEPVIKMQTQTDFFMDRGASRRDDSDQPDDKYRLYEVPGSAHAYAYTSGFAPSPEDLARIGVTYNYYNCDGVGTTFPMHYLYNAAHMNLDRWARNRATPPRAPRIQVDAGGQTVLDEHGNAVGGVRTPWVDAPTATYHPASTGPNCFLFGHMTPFTPSKLRQLYTDHGVYARAVAGQVYKLVKEGWLTREDGAASVNEAAGASVPR, encoded by the coding sequence ATGTCTCGACAGTCCCGCAGCATCACCCTCGCGTGCACGTTCATGCTCGTCTCGACGGCGCTCTCAGTACCCGCCACGGCGCACACAGCGACTCCGCCGAGGACGCCCGTGCCCTCGCTGACCGGGCCCCTCCAGTCCAGCGGCGATTCGCATCCGTTCAACATCTCCACCGTGCCACTGGACGCATACGGCTACGTCGAGGAGGAATTCCTCGTGAGCGGGCGGGCCAATGTCTACGATTACGACGCCGCAGGCAAGGTCACGGTGGTGCGTACGGCCGTGCCGTACACGAACCGGATCATCGTGCGGCGGCCGGCCGATCGCAGAGCGTTCAGCGGGACGGTCGTCGCCGACATCATGAACATGACCAACGGTTGGGACCTCGACCGCATGTGGCTGACGTCCCACGATGAGTACCTGCGGCGGGGGGACGCCTACGTGGGGATCACCAGCGCGCCCAACGCGGTCGCGTCGTTGAAGAAGTTCGACCCGTCCCGATACGGCTCGCTGTCCTGGCCGGACCAACGTGGCTGCACCGGACGGGCGCTCAACTCCGCCGCCGACTCCGAGGGCGGTCTGGTGTGGGACATCCTCAGCCAGACAGGCGCGGCACTGAAGAGCCACGGGCGCGACAACCCGCTGCGCGGCTTGAAGGTCGACAAGGTCTACGCGACCGGATACTCCCAGTCGGGCGCCTACCTGACCCGCTACATCAACGCGGTGCATCCACTCGCGCGCGTCTACGACGGCTTTCTCGTCGCGGCCTCCGCGAGCGGTGTCAAGCCGCTCAACAAGTGCGGACCCACACCCGCCGACCATGACCTCATCCGGCCCACCGCCGAGCCGGTCATCAAGATGCAGACACAGACCGATTTCTTCATGGACCGGGGCGCCTCGCGCCGCGATGACTCCGACCAGCCCGACGACAAGTACCGCCTGTACGAGGTGCCCGGCTCGGCTCACGCCTACGCCTACACCTCCGGTTTCGCCCCGTCTCCCGAAGACCTGGCCAGGATCGGCGTCACCTACAACTACTACAACTGCGACGGCGTCGGCACCACTTTCCCGATGCACTACCTGTACAACGCCGCCCACATGAATCTGGACCGCTGGGCCCGCAACCGAGCCACACCACCACGCGCACCGCGCATCCAGGTGGACGCCGGCGGCCAGACCGTTCTCGACGAGCACGGGAACGCAGTCGGAGGCGTCCGCACACCATGGGTGGACGCGCCCACCGCCACGTATCATCCGGCGAGCACCGGCCCGAACTGCTTCCTGTTCGGTCATATGACCCCGTTCACCCCGAGCAAGCTGCGGCAGCTCTATACCGACCATGGTGTCTACGCGCGCGCTGTGGCCGGCCAGGTGTACAAGCTGGTCAAGGAAGGGTGGCTGACGCGGGAGGACGGGGCGGCGTCCGTCAACGAGGCCGCAGGCGCGAGCGTGCCCAGGTAG
- a CDS encoding hydrogenase large subunit, producing the protein MSMRTIADISSAELPEHVARLLADGHRLALVSARQEIDGFGLAYLFVAGGPDRRTELRLRLPLEQPAVPSLAHLSFPAGRFEREIRDLYGITPLDHPLPRRLVRHHHWPRGWYPMRSDAGLPPSFGDPEGPYPFVTVEGQGVYEIPVGPVHAGLIEPGHFRFSVVGETIIKLKARLWFVHKGIEKLFEGRQPADGLELAERVSGDTSVGHALAYCLAVEEATQAPVSVQAQRERALLLELERLYNHVTDLGALCNDVAFGILHAHTGRIREQLLRINSQVTGHRLLRGGVRLGGAHLEALPDPDRLHAIGADVAELAELALRHTVVADRFTGTAVLSGDAARDLGTLGYVARASGLDLDARRDHPFTDLGDFTPARRTGGDVLARFQIRADEIATSIALITHLIDEPTAPADSPPPEGSSSGVGLVEGWRGTIAHRIELAPDGTLTRVKIVDPSFFNWPALPVALNSAIVPDFPLVNKSFNLSYAGNDL; encoded by the coding sequence ATGAGCATGCGCACCATAGCCGACATCAGCTCCGCCGAGTTGCCCGAGCACGTCGCCCGGCTGCTGGCCGACGGCCACCGGCTGGCGCTGGTCTCCGCACGCCAGGAGATCGACGGGTTCGGCCTGGCGTACCTGTTCGTCGCCGGCGGCCCGGATCGCCGTACCGAGCTCCGGCTCCGCCTGCCCCTCGAGCAGCCGGCCGTGCCCAGTCTTGCCCACCTGTCCTTCCCCGCCGGCCGGTTCGAACGGGAAATCCGCGACCTGTACGGGATCACCCCGCTCGATCACCCGCTCCCCCGGCGGCTGGTGCGCCACCATCACTGGCCACGCGGCTGGTACCCCATGCGCTCCGACGCCGGGTTGCCACCCTCCTTCGGCGACCCAGAAGGTCCTTACCCGTTCGTCACCGTGGAGGGTCAGGGCGTCTACGAGATCCCCGTCGGACCCGTCCACGCCGGCCTCATCGAACCGGGGCACTTCCGCTTCTCCGTGGTCGGCGAGACCATCATCAAGCTCAAGGCCCGGCTCTGGTTCGTGCACAAGGGCATCGAAAAGCTCTTCGAAGGCCGCCAACCTGCCGACGGGCTGGAACTGGCCGAGCGTGTCAGCGGAGACACCTCCGTCGGCCACGCGCTCGCCTACTGCCTGGCCGTGGAAGAGGCCACCCAGGCCCCGGTCAGCGTGCAGGCGCAGCGGGAACGAGCCCTGCTGCTGGAGCTGGAACGCCTCTACAACCACGTCACCGACCTGGGCGCGCTCTGCAATGATGTGGCCTTCGGCATCCTGCACGCGCACACCGGGCGTATCCGCGAACAACTCTTGCGGATCAACTCCCAGGTCACTGGACACCGGCTGCTGCGTGGCGGCGTCCGCCTCGGCGGCGCCCACCTGGAGGCCCTCCCCGACCCGGATCGACTGCACGCCATCGGCGCAGACGTGGCCGAACTCGCCGAACTCGCCCTGCGGCACACCGTGGTCGCCGACCGCTTCACCGGCACCGCCGTGCTGTCCGGCGACGCCGCCCGCGACCTCGGCACGCTCGGCTACGTGGCCCGCGCCAGCGGCCTGGACCTCGACGCCCGCCGCGACCACCCCTTCACCGACCTCGGCGACTTCACCCCCGCCCGCCGCACCGGCGGGGACGTGCTGGCCCGCTTCCAGATCCGGGCGGATGAGATCGCCACGTCCATCGCCCTGATCACCCATCTGATCGACGAGCCCACGGCGCCGGCGGATTCACCTCCGCCCGAGGGATCTTCCTCGGGCGTGGGACTCGTCGAGGGCTGGCGCGGCACGATCGCCCACCGCATCGAGCTCGCCCCCGACGGGACCCTCACCCGCGTGAAGATCGTCGATCCGTCCTTCTTCAACTGGCCCGCTCTTCCGGTAGCGCTCAACAGCGCGATCGTCCCCGACTTTCCCCTGGTCAACAAGAGCTTCAACCTGTCCTACGCCGGCAACGACCTCTGA
- a CDS encoding SDR family NAD(P)-dependent oxidoreductase, translating to MSKIDYSNQTTIVTGASSGLGEEFARQLARRGSNLVLVARRADRLESLAGELTRAHGVTVTVVARDLGLPDAGRTLRAELESRGIHATGLVNSAGFGTHNAFPDEDPERLQDMIALNVGALVDLSRAYIDPLTSAGTGILINVASLLGFQPTPYLSVYGATKAFVLSFTESLWEETRGTGLRVLAVCPGAMQTEFFDAAGSQAADYGTKRATPQDVVRMALETLDRRSAPPSVITNGRPLALASKFLPRRQVVRTMGWIQRRAMSHA from the coding sequence ATGAGCAAAATCGACTACAGCAACCAGACCACCATCGTCACCGGCGCCAGCTCCGGCCTCGGCGAGGAGTTCGCCCGCCAGTTGGCCCGCCGCGGCTCGAATCTCGTGCTCGTCGCCCGCCGGGCGGACCGGCTCGAGAGCCTGGCCGGCGAACTCACCCGCGCCCACGGCGTCACGGTGACCGTCGTTGCCCGCGACCTCGGCCTGCCCGATGCCGGCCGCACGCTCCGCGCCGAGCTCGAATCCCGCGGCATCCACGCCACGGGACTGGTCAACAGTGCGGGCTTCGGCACCCACAACGCCTTCCCAGACGAGGATCCGGAGCGCCTCCAGGACATGATCGCGCTGAACGTCGGCGCCCTCGTCGACCTCAGCCGCGCCTACATCGACCCGCTGACCTCCGCCGGCACCGGCATCCTGATCAACGTCGCGAGCCTGCTGGGTTTCCAGCCGACCCCTTACCTGAGTGTCTACGGCGCCACCAAGGCCTTCGTCCTCAGCTTCACGGAATCGCTGTGGGAGGAGACCCGCGGCACCGGTCTGCGCGTCCTCGCCGTGTGCCCCGGTGCGATGCAGACCGAGTTCTTCGACGCAGCCGGCAGCCAGGCGGCCGACTACGGCACCAAGCGCGCAACCCCCCAGGATGTCGTCCGGATGGCTCTCGAGACGCTCGACCGTCGCTCCGCCCCGCCGTCAGTGATCACCAACGGCCGCCCGCTCGCCCTCGCCAGCAAGTTCCTGCCGCGGCGCCAGGTCGTCCGGACGATGGGGTGGATCCAGCGCCGCGCCATGAGCCACGCCTGA